A region from the Phycisphaerales bacterium genome encodes:
- a CDS encoding VWA domain-containing protein — translation MHTAQLTAALLAATCSLAIAAPPDNPSPQTAEEQILPMDERQVLIHLEGVGALPPIVLHQREAGRRTVELAICLDTSGSMDGLIEAAKLKLWDIVNDLALATPTPRLRVALLTYGNDGHIAEDGWVKIDCPFTEDLDEVSRQLFALRTNGGTELVGRVLREAGEQLDWTPSDSTLKLVVVAGNESADQDQQFRYPDVCKSLISRGVMVNAIYCGNPADQIAPAWREVALLADGHYAAIDHNNGNIVIASPFDDKLAELSSAINETYIPYGAAGEQGKMNQALQDANAQSLNTATAAQRCSTKGGGLYWNAGWDLVDACKAEDFKLAEVKDEELPEAMRGMTLEQKQAHIAEVNAKREAIQKEITDYSAKRQAYVNEEMKKHQGDADRSFDAALRGAIRAQAQAKGFQFKPDPALEQPAAEQPQDEQTQLTIDDC, via the coding sequence ATGCACACCGCTCAACTCACCGCCGCTTTGCTCGCCGCTACGTGCAGTCTCGCCATTGCCGCGCCGCCTGACAACCCCTCGCCTCAGACGGCCGAGGAGCAGATCCTGCCGATGGACGAGCGCCAAGTCTTGATTCACCTGGAAGGCGTCGGAGCGCTCCCCCCGATCGTGCTGCATCAGCGCGAGGCCGGCCGCCGCACGGTCGAACTGGCCATCTGCCTCGATACGAGCGGCAGCATGGATGGCCTGATTGAAGCGGCCAAACTCAAACTCTGGGACATCGTCAATGACCTGGCGCTCGCCACGCCCACGCCCCGCCTGCGCGTGGCGCTGCTCACCTACGGCAACGACGGCCACATCGCCGAGGACGGCTGGGTGAAGATCGACTGCCCCTTCACCGAAGACCTCGACGAAGTCTCGCGCCAACTGTTCGCCCTGCGCACCAACGGCGGCACCGAACTCGTCGGCCGTGTCCTGCGCGAAGCCGGCGAACAGCTCGACTGGACGCCCTCCGACAGCACGCTCAAGCTCGTCGTCGTCGCCGGCAACGAATCCGCCGATCAGGACCAGCAGTTCCGCTATCCCGATGTGTGCAAGAGCCTCATCTCGCGCGGCGTCATGGTCAACGCCATCTACTGCGGCAATCCGGCTGATCAGATCGCGCCGGCCTGGCGCGAAGTCGCCCTGCTCGCCGATGGACACTACGCCGCCATCGATCACAACAACGGCAACATCGTCATCGCCTCTCCCTTCGACGACAAGCTGGCTGAATTGAGCAGCGCCATCAACGAGACCTACATCCCCTACGGCGCTGCGGGCGAGCAAGGCAAGATGAACCAGGCTCTTCAGGACGCCAACGCCCAGTCGCTCAACACCGCCACCGCGGCTCAGCGCTGCTCGACCAAGGGCGGCGGCCTCTACTGGAACGCAGGCTGGGATCTCGTCGATGCCTGCAAGGCCGAGGACTTCAAACTCGCCGAGGTCAAGGACGAGGAACTCCCCGAAGCCATGCGCGGCATGACGCTCGAGCAGAAGCAGGCCCACATCGCCGAGGTGAACGCAAAGCGCGAAGCAATTCAGAAAGAAATCACCGACTACAGCGCCAAGCGCCAGGCCTACGTCAACGAAGAAATGAAGAAGCACCAGGGCGACGCCGACCGCTCGTTCGACGCAGCTCTGCGTGGAGCGATTCGCGCTCAGGCTCAGGCCAAGGGCTTCCAGTTCAAGCCTGACCCCGCGCTCGAACAGCCCGCGGCCGAGCAGCCTCAGGATGAGCAGACTCAGCTGACGATTGACGACTGCTGA
- a CDS encoding aldo/keto reductase: MQQRPLGNTGLNVSAIGFGGAAIWHAPGETGGVGDRDVHALLNAMLDSGVTLIDTAGMYGLSEERIGKAIASRRDEFVLSSKCGYDRDMNEDWSPRAITAGIDRSLQLLHTDRIDIMHLHSCGLDVLRQGDAIDALDRAVEAGKIRHAAYSGDNEALLWAIDSGRFASIQTSLNICDQSCLDRALPHCKAKGLGVIIKRPLANAFWRFEEQPAGEYCEEYWKRAHSMKLTPEPLSWDELSLRFSAFQPGVSSIIIGTRRADHFLRNVQLLDKGPLPAEQVASLRQLFKQHNRGWVGQI; the protein is encoded by the coding sequence ATGCAGCAGCGCCCACTGGGCAACACCGGCCTGAACGTCTCCGCCATCGGCTTCGGCGGCGCGGCCATCTGGCACGCGCCCGGCGAAACAGGCGGCGTGGGCGACCGCGACGTGCACGCCCTGCTCAACGCCATGCTCGACTCCGGCGTCACCCTCATCGACACCGCCGGGATGTACGGCCTTTCCGAAGAGCGCATCGGCAAGGCCATCGCCAGCCGCCGCGATGAATTCGTTCTCAGCAGCAAGTGCGGCTACGACCGCGACATGAACGAAGACTGGTCGCCCCGCGCCATCACCGCCGGCATCGACCGCTCGCTCCAGCTGCTCCACACCGACCGCATCGACATCATGCACCTGCACTCGTGCGGCCTCGACGTCCTTCGGCAGGGCGACGCCATCGACGCGCTCGACCGCGCCGTCGAGGCCGGCAAGATCCGCCACGCAGCCTACAGCGGCGACAACGAAGCCCTGCTCTGGGCCATTGACTCCGGCCGCTTCGCCAGTATTCAGACTTCGCTCAACATCTGCGATCAGTCCTGCCTCGACCGCGCCCTGCCGCACTGCAAGGCCAAGGGCCTGGGCGTCATCATCAAGCGCCCGCTCGCCAACGCGTTCTGGCGCTTCGAAGAGCAGCCCGCCGGCGAATACTGCGAAGAGTACTGGAAGCGGGCCCATTCGATGAAGCTCACGCCCGAGCCGCTCAGCTGGGATGAACTCTCCCTGCGCTTCTCCGCGTTCCAGCCGGGCGTAAGCAGCATCATCATCGGCACCCGCCGCGCCGACCACTTCCTGCGCAACGTGCAACTGCTCGACAAGGGTCCGCTGCCCGCCGAGCAGGTCGCATCGCTGCGCCAACTGTTCAAACAACACAACCGCGGCTGGGTCGGGCAGATCTGA
- a CDS encoding HAMP domain-containing histidine kinase, with product MSRPPSAWWKWFALGAALVVLALAWVTSAVLALERSEIRARADARRQEVLRLALWRMDSWLGPRLAREAARPYFEYLSYYPQERAYTRMLTPIDEGAVLTPSPLLTFREPIITLHFQIDAQNRLSSPQVPTSNHRDLAESTVLTSEQILGCNTVLDRIAILIPIDDLRARVLDAEAALAMTPEPPPAQMFQSQDDVGGNYQKAQIAWSNIEQVKRAARSIESNEAHQTESQQFEVAPQPQTADIGSLSPPPIFTKSDAVHVGPFVPLWVGDAASQPELIYLRCIRAGGQQHLQGFLVDWPRLRATLIEEVADLMPQADLVPRLDDGDAGDAAPLVNLATVPASVTGVPAVAASAAGLTPTRLALVIVWAVVLLALSVGGLMLHASLLYGRRRSDFASAVTHELRTPLTTFRLYSEMLADDMVPDAARRREYLETLRSESSRLARLVENVLAYARLEEGRQHTSPQPVKVRALLDEVAPLLQRQCDERGMQLSINSELGADQAVHVDRDSVSRILTNLVDNACKYANGNDPRRIDLVLKRGGQRVLIHVCDHGPGIDGETARRLFAPFQRGKRATREASAGVGLGLALCRSLARDMGGELRLDASTQRSRGACFVLEVPIHPPVA from the coding sequence ATGAGCAGACCTCCCTCCGCATGGTGGAAATGGTTCGCGCTGGGCGCAGCGCTGGTCGTCCTGGCGCTCGCGTGGGTGACTTCGGCGGTGCTCGCGCTCGAACGATCGGAGATCCGGGCCCGCGCCGATGCCCGCCGGCAGGAAGTCCTGCGCCTGGCGCTGTGGCGGATGGATTCCTGGCTCGGCCCGCGCCTCGCCCGCGAAGCCGCCCGGCCCTACTTCGAGTACCTGTCCTACTACCCGCAGGAGCGGGCCTACACCCGCATGCTCACTCCCATCGACGAAGGCGCGGTGCTCACCCCTTCGCCGCTGCTCACCTTCCGCGAGCCGATCATCACGCTCCACTTTCAGATCGACGCGCAGAACCGGCTCAGTTCGCCGCAGGTGCCCACGAGCAATCACCGCGATCTCGCCGAGTCGACCGTGCTCACTTCCGAGCAGATCCTCGGCTGCAACACCGTGCTCGACCGCATCGCGATCCTGATCCCCATCGACGACCTCCGGGCCCGCGTGCTCGACGCCGAAGCGGCCCTGGCGATGACGCCCGAGCCGCCGCCGGCGCAGATGTTCCAGTCGCAGGACGACGTCGGCGGCAACTACCAGAAGGCGCAGATCGCCTGGTCGAACATCGAGCAGGTCAAGCGGGCAGCGCGAAGCATCGAGAGCAACGAGGCCCACCAGACGGAGTCGCAGCAGTTCGAGGTGGCGCCGCAGCCTCAGACGGCTGACATCGGATCGCTGTCGCCGCCTCCAATCTTCACCAAGTCGGACGCCGTGCACGTCGGTCCGTTCGTGCCGCTGTGGGTCGGCGATGCGGCGTCGCAGCCTGAACTCATCTACCTCCGCTGCATCCGCGCTGGCGGACAGCAGCATCTGCAGGGCTTTCTTGTTGATTGGCCGCGCCTTCGCGCCACGCTCATCGAAGAGGTCGCCGACCTTATGCCGCAGGCCGATCTGGTGCCGCGCCTCGACGATGGCGACGCCGGCGACGCGGCGCCGCTGGTCAATCTCGCCACCGTTCCCGCCAGCGTCACAGGCGTTCCCGCCGTCGCCGCCAGCGCCGCCGGCCTCACGCCCACCCGCCTGGCCCTGGTCATCGTCTGGGCCGTGGTGCTGCTGGCGCTGAGCGTGGGCGGCCTGATGCTCCACGCCAGCCTGCTCTACGGCCGGCGCCGCAGCGATTTCGCCTCCGCCGTCACCCACGAACTTCGCACGCCTCTCACCACATTCCGCCTCTACTCCGAGATGCTCGCCGATGACATGGTGCCCGACGCGGCCCGCAGACGCGAGTACCTCGAAACCCTGCGAAGCGAATCATCGCGTCTTGCCCGACTCGTCGAAAATGTCCTCGCGTACGCCCGGCTCGAAGAGGGCCGCCAGCACACCTCGCCCCAGCCCGTCAAGGTGCGGGCGCTGCTCGATGAAGTGGCGCCGCTGCTCCAGCGCCAGTGCGATGAGCGCGGCATGCAACTGAGCATCAACAGCGAACTGGGCGCCGACCAGGCCGTGCACGTGGATCGCGACAGCGTCAGCCGCATCCTCACCAACCTCGTGGACAACGCGTGTAAGTACGCCAACGGCAACGACCCGCGCCGGATCGACCTCGTACTCAAACGCGGCGGCCAGCGCGTGCTCATCCACGTCTGCGACCACGGCCCGGGCATCGACGGCGAAACCGCGCGGCGGCTGTTTGCCCCGTTCCAGCGCGGCAAGCGGGCAACCAGGGAAGCCTCCGCAGGCGTCGGCCTCGGCCTGGCGCTGTGCCGCAGCCTTGCTCGCGACATGGGCGGCGAGCTGCGGCTGGACGCATCCACGCAGCGCAGCCGGGGCGCCTGCTTCGTGCTCGAAGTGCCGATCCATCCGCCCGTGGCGTGA
- a CDS encoding VWA domain-containing protein produces MLSQQSRRPRLITTLLTLLGLLAGPAAAQDQQIEIIIRSNLGSATQVVVPQARSFNVTRQGDPILIDKVDAQVRILDSTATTTLEVSLRNASSAQAEAVLLLPVPDGAVVGSFLFEGASAEPTAQVMRRDEARRLYDAIVARVRDPALLEFAGYNLVRSSVFPVPAGGTQKVRLTYEHLLPVDGPRVDYILPRSESLDRRHPWNVQVDMQSRPPISMVYSPSHTLDTKRISPNHLKASIAPGSVMDPGSFRLSYLREQQGVTASLYAYPDPKIEGGYFLLVAGLPGESKDQRPGIKREVTLVIDRSGSMAGPKMDQAKAAALQVLEGLEDGEAFNIIDFSTTVSLFSNQPVEKNSKSAAAARVYLDMMRAGGGTNIHDALVEALKTHESTEGRLPLVLFLTDGLPTVGQTSEVDIRALADKGNHQHRRIFTFGVGNDVNVPLLDRLSDATRAVSVYVQPDEDVELKVAQTFRRLSGPVLANASLDTIGDQGQVTTGAAVRELIPSALPDLFDGDQLIVLGQYRRPDADASPLHFRLTGDFLGEQKTFEFEFDLGSATTRNAFVPRLWASRRIAYLVDQIRQAGAASVGSITNNTPVFEDPRYRELAEEILRLSTEFGILTEYTAFLATEGTDLSDWNNLQANCNTNLDTRAVQQRWGQSAVNQGVNFNEQKLQAKLNYQNRYVDDKLNRVEISAVQQVCDRAFFKRDGCWIDSQLITPSETPGEPITPDETVQFGSPEHITILQALITQNRQGVLSLDGDIMLRYEGRNILVRNAPSP; encoded by the coding sequence ATGCTCAGCCAGCAATCGCGACGACCACGCCTGATAACCACCCTCCTCACCCTCCTCGGTCTCCTCGCCGGCCCGGCCGCCGCCCAGGACCAGCAGATCGAGATCATCATCCGCTCCAACCTCGGCAGCGCGACGCAGGTCGTCGTACCCCAGGCCCGCAGTTTCAACGTCACTCGCCAAGGCGACCCGATCCTCATCGACAAGGTCGATGCGCAGGTCCGCATCCTCGATTCGACCGCGACGACCACCCTTGAAGTGTCGCTCCGCAACGCGTCATCGGCCCAGGCCGAAGCGGTGCTGCTGCTGCCGGTGCCCGACGGCGCGGTCGTCGGCTCGTTCCTCTTTGAGGGCGCGTCCGCCGAGCCCACCGCCCAGGTCATGCGCCGCGATGAAGCCCGCCGCCTCTACGACGCCATCGTCGCAAGAGTCCGCGACCCCGCGCTGCTCGAATTCGCCGGCTACAACCTCGTCCGCTCGAGCGTCTTTCCCGTTCCCGCCGGAGGCACGCAAAAGGTCCGTCTCACCTACGAGCACCTGCTCCCCGTCGACGGCCCGCGCGTCGATTACATCCTGCCCCGAAGCGAATCGCTCGACCGCCGGCATCCGTGGAACGTGCAGGTTGACATGCAGTCCCGGCCGCCGATCTCAATGGTCTATTCACCCAGCCACACGCTCGACACCAAGCGCATCTCGCCGAATCACCTCAAGGCCAGCATCGCGCCCGGCAGCGTGATGGACCCCGGCTCGTTTCGCCTCTCCTACCTGCGCGAGCAGCAGGGCGTCACCGCTTCGCTCTACGCCTATCCCGATCCCAAGATCGAAGGCGGCTACTTCCTGCTCGTCGCCGGCCTGCCCGGCGAATCGAAAGACCAGCGCCCCGGCATCAAGCGCGAGGTTACGCTCGTCATCGACCGCAGCGGCTCCATGGCCGGGCCCAAGATGGACCAGGCCAAGGCCGCAGCCCTTCAGGTGCTCGAAGGCCTCGAAGATGGCGAAGCGTTCAACATCATCGACTTCTCAACGACCGTCTCGCTCTTCTCGAATCAACCCGTCGAGAAGAACAGCAAGAGCGCCGCCGCCGCCCGCGTCTACCTCGACATGATGCGCGCCGGCGGCGGGACCAACATCCACGACGCCCTCGTCGAAGCGCTCAAGACGCACGAATCGACCGAAGGCCGCCTGCCTCTCGTGCTCTTCCTCACCGATGGCCTGCCGACGGTCGGCCAGACTTCAGAGGTCGACATCCGCGCCCTGGCCGACAAGGGCAACCACCAGCATCGGCGCATCTTCACCTTCGGCGTGGGCAACGACGTCAACGTCCCCCTGCTCGATCGCCTTTCCGACGCCACGCGCGCCGTGTCGGTCTACGTGCAGCCGGATGAAGACGTCGAACTGAAGGTCGCGCAGACCTTCCGCCGTCTGTCCGGCCCGGTCCTTGCCAACGCGAGTCTGGACACGATTGGCGATCAGGGCCAGGTGACCACCGGCGCCGCAGTGCGCGAACTCATTCCTTCCGCGCTGCCGGATCTGTTCGACGGCGATCAACTCATCGTGCTCGGCCAGTACCGCCGGCCCGATGCCGACGCTTCGCCGCTGCACTTCCGCCTGACGGGCGATTTCCTCGGCGAGCAGAAGACCTTCGAGTTCGAGTTCGACCTGGGCAGCGCCACGACCCGCAACGCGTTTGTGCCGCGGCTGTGGGCCAGCCGGCGCATCGCCTATCTCGTCGATCAGATTCGCCAGGCCGGCGCCGCCTCGGTCGGCAGCATCACCAACAACACGCCGGTTTTTGAAGACCCGCGCTACCGCGAGCTGGCCGAGGAGATCCTGCGCCTGTCCACCGAGTTCGGCATCCTCACCGAGTACACCGCGTTCCTCGCCACCGAGGGCACCGATCTCTCTGACTGGAACAACCTTCAGGCCAACTGCAACACGAACCTCGACACGCGCGCCGTCCAGCAGCGCTGGGGCCAGAGCGCCGTCAACCAGGGCGTCAACTTCAACGAGCAGAAACTCCAGGCCAAACTGAACTACCAGAACCGGTACGTGGATGACAAACTCAATCGCGTCGAAATCTCCGCCGTGCAGCAGGTCTGCGACCGCGCCTTCTTCAAGCGCGACGGCTGCTGGATCGACTCGCAACTCATCACGCCCAGCGAAACTCCCGGCGAGCCCATCACGCCTGACGAAACCGTGCAGTTCGGCAGCCCCGAGCACATCACCATCCTGCAGGCGCTCATCACCCAGAATCGCCAGGGCGTGCTCTCGCTCGACGGCGACATCATGCTCCGCTACGAAGGCCGCAACATCCTCGTGCGCAACGCGCCATCACCGTAA
- a CDS encoding response regulator transcription factor produces the protein MTQQTILVVEDDTAIRRGLVDALRYAGYEVLEAADGRRGAAMAVEASIDLVLLDVMLPGRDGYSILDDLRAARPTLPVIMVTARGSEDDRVRGLVSGADDYVIKPFSARELLARVEAVLRRSPERPSDVQSLRLGNMIVRLDRCEVVQGGACCATLSQREAGILRYLAANAGRIISRDELLHRVWGIDPRGVETRTVDMHVARLRDKLAVNEHDTEMIATVRGKGYMLSSEVEIEPR, from the coding sequence GTGACGCAACAGACCATCCTGGTAGTTGAAGATGACACGGCGATCCGGCGAGGCCTTGTCGATGCGCTCCGCTACGCCGGCTACGAGGTGCTCGAAGCCGCCGACGGCCGGCGCGGCGCGGCGATGGCCGTTGAAGCCTCCATCGATCTCGTCCTGCTCGATGTCATGCTGCCCGGCCGCGACGGCTACAGCATCCTCGATGATCTCCGCGCCGCCCGCCCCACGCTGCCCGTCATCATGGTCACAGCGCGCGGCAGCGAAGACGACCGCGTCCGCGGCCTTGTGAGCGGCGCCGACGACTACGTCATCAAGCCCTTCAGCGCCCGCGAACTGCTCGCCCGCGTCGAGGCCGTACTCCGCCGCAGCCCCGAACGCCCCAGTGACGTGCAGAGCCTGCGCCTGGGCAACATGATCGTCCGCCTCGACCGCTGCGAAGTCGTGCAGGGCGGCGCGTGCTGCGCGACGCTCTCGCAGCGCGAAGCGGGGATCCTGCGCTACCTCGCCGCCAACGCCGGCCGCATCATCAGCCGCGATGAACTGCTCCACCGCGTGTGGGGCATCGACCCGCGCGGCGTCGAGACGCGCACTGTTGACATGCACGTCGCCCGACTGCGCGACAAACTCGCCGTGAACGAGCACGACACCGAGATGATCGCCACCGTGCGCGGCAAGGGGTACATGCTCAGCAGTGAAGTGGAGATCGAGCCGCGATGA
- the hrpA gene encoding ATP-dependent RNA helicase HrpA: MTPQPSTALDQLIDECMINDRHRLMQRLRALSGRAEARRPRGRVAAARRAGDSIGALEADIRRSMDRVATRRAAVPRITYPPDLPVVQRRAEIAEAIRINQVVVLCGETGSGKTTQLPKICLELGRGITGAIGHTQPRRVAARTVAARIADELSVPLGKQVGYKIRFGDQTSENTLIKIMTDGILLAETPSDRFLSAYDTIIIDEAHERSLNIDFLLGYIKQLLPRRRDLKVIITSATIDPQRFSAHFDDAPIIEVSGRAYPVEVRYEPPAAEADEDEAPDLIDATVSAVDELIGRERGDILVFLSGEREIREAAKALRHQASRGVDVLPLYSRLSSAEQNRIFQPHQQRRIVLATNVAETSVTVPGISCVVDPGMARISRYSTRTKVQRLPIEAISQASAEQRKGRCGRVGPGVCVRLYSEQDFAARPEFTEPEILRTNLASVILQMKALRLGDVERFPFIERPTARMIRDGYHTLHELGAVDAHNELTELGRELARLPIDPRLGRMILQADREHCLAEVLIIAAALSIPDPRERPHDQQEKADAAHARFAHEDSDFLAFVNLWRAYHDEARRLSHSKARHWCRQNHVNFMRMREWHDIHTQLRELAIESRLRINTEPAEYDTVHRAVLSGLLSNIGLRTDGHEYTGAHGTKFFIFPGSGQFRKSPAWIMAAEIVETTRLYARCVARIQPQWIEALAEHLVKRHYSEPLWSEDTAQVTAAERVSLYGLDIASGRRVHYGPIEPKASRELFIHHALVEGEWRTQAPFFEHNRQLIAEVEKVESKVRKRDVLVDVHQRFAFYDQRLPADAYSGATFDKWWKEAQRSTPRLLHMTRDDLVQIERSAADFPDRMTLGELTLSLRYVHDPGAPDDGVTAIIPVEALHEIDAAPFTWLVPGMRLEKMTALIKSLPKGTRTAFLPAGDFARTCAESLHPDERTLEAALGEALHGLRGIPIKPSDFQMDKLDRHLLMNFRIVDRRGHIVGEGRDLEQLRRDLAGKVRSQLQSMSDQRYSRKGITTWDFGALAESIEIKRGGMTVTAYPAVVDEGSSVRLTILDTSAAALAASRLGIRRLYVIAAHDELAHQLKTMPQLNRLKLLYASLGPPKLLHEQIIETAAEQAFLGDREIPRSREQFEARLNDGWVRIGEAMFSICSLVEPILAARHEVHLRLDKSAPPTWKPIVDDLKTQLSELLPGEFLRITPLARLRHIPRYVAAMQRRLERLSGAGLARDAQHRQVIEVHRTRLAQAMARRDPSQATDPRLVEYRWLIEELRVSLFAQDLGTAEKVSPQRLDKLWEQMA, from the coding sequence ATGACGCCGCAGCCGAGCACCGCGCTCGACCAACTGATTGATGAGTGCATGATCAACGACCGGCATCGCCTGATGCAGAGGCTCCGCGCGCTCAGCGGGCGGGCGGAAGCGCGAAGGCCGCGCGGCCGGGTCGCGGCGGCGCGGCGGGCGGGTGATTCGATCGGCGCGCTGGAAGCGGACATTCGCAGGTCGATGGATCGCGTTGCGACCCGCCGCGCTGCGGTACCGCGCATCACGTATCCACCCGATCTGCCCGTCGTTCAGAGGCGCGCCGAGATCGCCGAGGCGATCCGGATCAACCAGGTGGTCGTGCTGTGCGGCGAGACGGGCTCGGGCAAGACGACGCAACTGCCCAAGATCTGCCTCGAACTGGGGCGCGGCATCACGGGCGCCATCGGCCACACCCAGCCGCGGCGGGTGGCGGCGCGGACGGTGGCGGCCCGCATCGCGGATGAACTCAGCGTGCCGCTGGGGAAGCAGGTCGGTTACAAGATCCGCTTTGGCGATCAGACGAGCGAGAACACGCTCATCAAGATCATGACCGACGGCATCCTGCTCGCCGAGACGCCCAGCGACCGGTTTCTGAGCGCGTATGACACGATCATCATCGACGAGGCGCACGAGCGCAGCCTGAACATCGACTTTCTACTGGGGTACATCAAGCAACTGCTGCCGCGGCGGCGCGACCTGAAGGTGATCATCACTTCGGCGACGATCGACCCGCAGCGCTTCAGCGCGCACTTTGACGATGCGCCGATCATCGAAGTGTCCGGGCGGGCGTATCCGGTCGAGGTGCGCTACGAGCCGCCTGCCGCTGAAGCGGATGAAGACGAGGCGCCGGACCTGATCGACGCAACGGTGAGCGCCGTGGATGAACTCATCGGGCGCGAGCGCGGCGACATTCTCGTATTTCTCAGCGGGGAGCGCGAGATCCGCGAGGCGGCCAAGGCGCTGCGGCACCAGGCGTCGCGCGGGGTGGATGTGCTGCCGCTGTATTCGCGGCTGAGCAGCGCCGAGCAGAACCGCATCTTCCAGCCGCACCAGCAGCGGCGCATCGTGCTGGCGACGAACGTGGCGGAAACGTCGGTGACGGTGCCGGGCATCTCGTGCGTGGTGGATCCGGGCATGGCGCGCATCAGCCGCTACAGCACGCGGACCAAGGTGCAGCGCCTGCCGATCGAGGCGATCTCGCAGGCGAGCGCCGAGCAGCGCAAGGGGCGCTGCGGCCGGGTCGGGCCGGGGGTCTGCGTGCGGCTGTATTCGGAGCAGGACTTTGCAGCGCGGCCGGAATTCACCGAGCCGGAGATTCTCCGCACCAACCTCGCCAGCGTGATCCTGCAGATGAAGGCGCTGCGGCTGGGGGATGTCGAGCGGTTTCCTTTCATTGAGAGGCCGACGGCGCGGATGATCCGCGACGGCTATCACACGCTGCATGAACTCGGCGCCGTCGATGCGCACAATGAACTGACCGAACTCGGCCGCGAACTGGCTCGTCTGCCGATCGATCCGCGACTGGGGCGGATGATTCTTCAGGCCGATCGCGAGCACTGCCTGGCGGAGGTGCTCATCATCGCCGCGGCGCTGTCGATACCTGATCCGCGCGAGCGGCCGCACGACCAGCAGGAGAAGGCGGATGCGGCCCATGCGCGCTTCGCGCACGAAGACTCGGACTTTCTCGCGTTCGTCAATCTCTGGCGCGCGTACCACGATGAGGCCCGGCGCTTGTCGCACAGCAAGGCCCGGCACTGGTGCCGGCAGAACCACGTCAACTTCATGCGCATGCGCGAGTGGCACGACATCCACACTCAACTGCGCGAACTCGCGATCGAGAGCCGGCTGCGAATCAACACGGAGCCGGCGGAGTATGACACGGTGCACCGGGCGGTCTTGTCGGGCCTGCTGAGCAACATCGGGCTGCGCACCGACGGGCACGAATACACGGGAGCGCACGGCACGAAGTTCTTCATCTTTCCCGGCTCGGGACAGTTCAGGAAGAGCCCGGCGTGGATCATGGCCGCCGAGATCGTGGAGACGACGCGGCTGTATGCGCGCTGCGTGGCGAGGATTCAGCCGCAGTGGATCGAAGCGCTCGCCGAGCACCTCGTGAAGCGGCACTACTCCGAGCCGCTGTGGAGCGAAGACACGGCGCAGGTGACCGCGGCTGAACGCGTGTCGCTGTACGGCCTCGACATCGCATCGGGCCGGCGGGTGCACTACGGCCCGATCGAGCCGAAGGCGTCGCGCGAGCTGTTCATTCACCATGCGCTGGTGGAGGGCGAGTGGCGGACCCAGGCGCCGTTCTTCGAGCACAACCGCCAACTGATCGCCGAAGTCGAGAAGGTAGAAAGCAAGGTGCGCAAGCGCGATGTGCTCGTGGATGTGCACCAGCGCTTCGCGTTCTATGACCAGCGCCTGCCGGCGGATGCGTACAGCGGGGCTACGTTTGACAAGTGGTGGAAGGAGGCCCAGCGAAGCACGCCTCGCCTGCTGCACATGACGCGCGACGATCTCGTGCAGATCGAGCGCAGCGCCGCTGACTTTCCGGATCGCATGACTCTCGGCGAACTCACGCTGTCGCTGCGCTACGTGCACGATCCCGGCGCACCCGATGACGGGGTGACGGCGATCATTCCGGTCGAAGCGCTGCACGAGATCGACGCGGCGCCGTTCACCTGGCTCGTGCCGGGCATGCGGCTGGAGAAGATGACGGCGCTGATCAAGTCGCTGCCCAAGGGCACGCGCACCGCATTTTTGCCGGCCGGGGACTTTGCGCGCACTTGCGCTGAGAGCCTCCACCCCGACGAGCGGACGCTCGAAGCGGCGCTCGGCGAGGCGCTGCACGGCCTGCGCGGCATTCCGATCAAGCCGTCTGACTTTCAGATGGACAAACTCGATCGCCACCTGCTGATGAACTTTCGCATTGTCGATCGGCGCGGCCACATCGTCGGCGAGGGACGCGATCTCGAACAACTTCGCCGCGACCTGGCCGGCAAAGTGCGCTCGCAACTGCAGTCGATGAGCGACCAGCGCTACTCACGCAAGGGGATCACCACGTGGGATTTTGGCGCGCTGGCCGAGTCGATCGAGATCAAGCGAGGCGGCATGACGGTGACCGCGTACCCGGCCGTGGTGGATGAAGGTTCGTCGGTTCGCCTGACGATTCTCGATACTTCCGCCGCGGCGCTGGCGGCGAGCCGGCTGGGCATTCGCCGGCTGTACGTCATCGCAGCGCATGATGAACTCGCGCATCAACTCAAGACCATGCCGCAACTCAATCGGCTCAAACTGCTCTACGCTTCGCTTGGGCCGCCGAAGCTGCTGCACGAGCAGATCATCGAGACTGCAGCAGAGCAGGCGTTTCTGGGTGATCGTGAGATCCCGCGAAGCCGCGAACAGTTCGAAGCGCGGCTCAACGATGGCTGGGTGCGCATCGGTGAGGCGATGTTCAGTATCTGCTCGCTCGTCGAGCCGATTCTCGCGGCCCGGCACGAAGTGCACCTGCGACTGGATAAATCCGCGCCGCCGACGTGGAAGCCGATCGTCGATGATCTCAAGACGCAACTCTCGGAACTGTTGCCCGGCGAGTTTCTGCGCATCACGCCGCTCGCGCGACTTCGGCACATTCCGCGCTACGTGGCGGCGATGCAGCGCCGACTCGAACGCCTGAGCGGCGCTGGACTGGCGCGCGATGCGCAGCATCGGCAGGTGATCGAAGTCCACCGGACCCGGCTCGCGCAGGCGATGGCCCGGCGCGATCCGAGTCAGGCGACTGATCCACGGCTGGTCGAGTACCGATGGCTCATCGAGGAGTTGCGCGTGTCGCTGTTCGCGCAGGACCTTGGCACGGCGGAGAAGGTGTCGCCGCAGCGGTTGGATAAGTTGTGGGAGCAGATGGCTTAG